In Paraburkholderia phenazinium, the following are encoded in one genomic region:
- a CDS encoding methyl-accepting chemotaxis protein: MNPFFHTIRFRIILAFGVSVSLMVGIGAFGVVSLWRLTSDMSGLYDGKVTPIAELCDVRVAQLDIRLQLRAMQGAGSAAHAAEMMAKIRTDQARMAAAWSEYFLHGAFNDKERAIANRINDALPPFNHLTDAALNAAKAENFTDVTASINGMVPISHTLQKALDEDAALNLTQTKQIASDSAATFRTQILIAISLVVAGVAAAIGVSIYLVRAISTPLRHAVSVANHIADGRLDNRIHVESRDEFGQLLDALRKMDRQLCDTVVGIKTSGESISVAADEISQGNTDLSRRTEEQAASLEETASSMEELTSTVRHNAESAKQAVMLAEVASEAAARGGQFVVQVVETMQGISESSGQVAAIVDVIQSIAFQTNILALNAAVEAARAGEQGRGFAVVAGEVRTLAQRSAAAAREIGALIGESVRRVKVGSTLVGQAGGTIDEIVVSVRRVTDIMGEISSASVEQSRGIEQVNQAVRQMDEVTQRNAALVEEAAAAAQAMADQAHSLREAVSVFRLGEAFA, encoded by the coding sequence GTGAATCCGTTCTTTCACACGATCCGCTTCCGGATCATCCTTGCGTTCGGCGTCTCCGTGTCGCTGATGGTCGGCATTGGGGCGTTCGGTGTCGTGAGCTTGTGGCGGTTGACTTCGGACATGAGCGGTCTGTATGACGGCAAGGTCACGCCGATTGCCGAGTTGTGCGACGTGCGGGTCGCGCAACTCGATATCCGCTTGCAGCTCAGAGCCATGCAGGGCGCCGGCAGCGCCGCGCACGCAGCGGAGATGATGGCGAAGATCCGTACCGATCAGGCGCGCATGGCCGCGGCGTGGAGCGAGTACTTCCTGCATGGCGCGTTCAATGACAAGGAACGCGCCATCGCAAACCGCATCAACGACGCGCTACCACCGTTCAACCACCTCACCGATGCGGCGCTGAACGCGGCGAAGGCTGAAAACTTCACTGACGTGACGGCATCGATCAACGGGATGGTGCCGATCTCCCACACCTTGCAAAAGGCGCTGGATGAAGACGCCGCCTTGAACCTGACGCAGACGAAACAGATCGCGAGCGACAGCGCCGCGACGTTTCGCACGCAGATCCTGATTGCCATTTCGCTGGTCGTGGCCGGCGTCGCGGCGGCGATCGGCGTGTCGATCTACCTGGTCAGAGCGATTTCGACGCCGTTAAGGCACGCGGTCAGCGTCGCCAATCACATTGCGGATGGTCGGCTCGATAACCGGATCCATGTGGAATCGCGCGACGAGTTCGGCCAGCTTCTCGACGCGCTGCGTAAAATGGACCGGCAACTTTGCGACACGGTCGTCGGCATCAAGACCTCGGGAGAGTCGATCTCGGTGGCGGCCGACGAGATCTCGCAAGGCAATACCGATCTCTCGCGACGCACCGAAGAACAGGCGGCGTCGCTTGAAGAAACCGCCAGCAGCATGGAAGAACTCACGTCGACAGTGCGTCACAACGCCGAGAGCGCGAAGCAGGCGGTGATGCTGGCCGAGGTCGCATCGGAAGCTGCCGCGCGCGGCGGACAGTTTGTCGTGCAGGTCGTGGAAACGATGCAGGGTATCTCCGAGAGCTCGGGCCAAGTGGCGGCGATCGTCGACGTGATCCAGAGCATCGCGTTTCAGACCAACATTCTGGCGCTGAACGCCGCCGTCGAGGCGGCGCGCGCGGGCGAACAGGGCCGCGGTTTTGCGGTGGTGGCCGGCGAAGTGCGCACGCTTGCACAACGTAGCGCGGCTGCCGCGAGAGAGATCGGCGCGTTGATCGGCGAGTCGGTCCGGCGCGTCAAGGTGGGCTCGACGCTGGTGGGCCAGGCCGGCGGGACGATCGACGAGATCGTCGTTTCGGTGCGGCGCGTGACCGATATCATGGGCGAGATCTCCTCGGCCTCGGTGGAGCAGAGCCGCGGTATCGAGCAGGTCAACCAGGCTGTGAGGCAGATGGACGAGGTGACCCAGCGTAACGCCGCGCTGGTGGAAGAGGCCGCCGCGGCGGCGCAGGCCATGGCGGATCAGGCACACTCGCTAAGAGAGGCGGTCTCCGTGTTCAGGTTAGGTGAGGCCTTTGCATAG